The Shewanella zhangzhouensis genome has a window encoding:
- a CDS encoding isochorismate synthase codes for MSVMSLPDALLSLEAKIQHLSTTQGSEPLVQLTEAVPALPLISWLASQELYPRIYWHGRDKEEEVAAIGCTCDFFFDDRVADQQLAEVYQRQRALSYNQNFRYYGGVAFDREVEGWPEFGRARFVLPRIELRRSGKEFKLLLNLNFDGNDRLAECQAALQALRSLKRPKPLTPPGKVNLLGRSEYPEYPRWQQLVEQVTADKFNRHTPKVVLSRLSQLEINDPVDPWMVLACWQGRCPSSFQFGFQFSKDRTFISCSPERLYLRRGQELFTEALAGTTLRGHTEEEDALLAKQLQEDSKNSHENQLVRQHIVEHLSPLSHYVGAEESPRIFKLPHIQHLHRAIRAELKPGINDFQLLLALHPTPAVGGLPRPSALSFIRQQEGYNRGWYAGACGYLNRHESEFSVAIRSALIEPGRINLFAGAGIVAGSDPEAEWQELDNKLATILSILVEL; via the coding sequence TTGTCAGTCATGTCCCTGCCCGATGCCTTGCTGTCACTCGAGGCAAAGATTCAACATCTCAGCACTACCCAGGGCAGTGAGCCCTTGGTGCAGCTGACAGAGGCAGTCCCTGCCTTGCCCTTGATATCCTGGCTGGCTTCTCAGGAGCTGTATCCCAGGATCTATTGGCATGGCCGTGATAAAGAAGAAGAGGTGGCAGCCATAGGTTGCACCTGTGATTTCTTCTTTGATGACAGGGTGGCCGATCAGCAGCTGGCAGAGGTTTATCAACGTCAGCGCGCGTTGAGTTATAACCAGAATTTCCGTTATTACGGTGGTGTAGCCTTTGACCGTGAAGTGGAAGGCTGGCCGGAGTTTGGCCGGGCCCGTTTTGTACTGCCCCGTATTGAGCTGCGCCGCAGTGGCAAGGAATTCAAACTGCTGCTTAACCTGAATTTTGATGGCAACGACAGACTTGCCGAGTGTCAGGCCGCGCTGCAGGCTCTGAGGTCGCTGAAGCGCCCCAAGCCCCTGACACCACCCGGTAAGGTAAATCTGCTGGGGCGCAGTGAATATCCCGAATATCCCCGCTGGCAACAGTTGGTAGAGCAGGTGACGGCGGATAAATTTAACCGCCACACCCCCAAGGTGGTGCTCTCCAGGTTGTCGCAACTGGAAATCAATGACCCGGTAGATCCCTGGATGGTGTTGGCGTGCTGGCAAGGCCGCTGCCCAAGCAGCTTCCAGTTTGGGTTTCAATTTTCCAAAGACAGAACCTTTATTTCCTGCTCACCCGAGCGGCTGTATCTGAGACGGGGGCAAGAGCTTTTCACGGAAGCACTGGCTGGTACCACGCTGCGCGGCCATACCGAGGAAGAAGATGCTCTGCTTGCAAAACAATTGCAGGAAGACAGTAAAAACAGTCACGAGAATCAGCTGGTGCGCCAACACATAGTGGAGCACCTCTCTCCACTGAGCCACTATGTGGGTGCCGAAGAGTCGCCACGTATCTTTAAGCTGCCACATATCCAGCATTTGCACCGTGCCATTCGCGCAGAGCTGAAGCCCGGCATCAATGATTTTCAGCTATTGCTTGCCTTGCACCCCACCCCAGCCGTTGGCGGTCTGCCAAGACCCAGCGCCTTGAGCTTTATTCGCCAACAGGAAGGGTATAACCGGGGTTGGTATGCAGGCGCCTGTGGTTACCTGAATCGCCATGAGAGTGAGTTCTCCGTGGCCATTCGCA